A single region of the Solwaraspora sp. WMMD791 genome encodes:
- a CDS encoding ADP-ribosylglycohydrolase family protein: protein MRGMATADRASGCLFGLAYGDALGKPTEFMQVAEIHQRYGQAGPRELVGEPALVTDDTQMTLAVGWALHDAPAATPQVVEPLLRARFLAWAASPDNNRAPGMTCLRACGELSTGAPWQQATVAGSKGCGANMRVAPVGLVAGYDDDVVAGLAQLQAGLTHGHPTALAASELTAVAVRLLRTGTPLPDLPAALREHCHREREVYRVDWLGPLWQRPGVDSPTGFIARGWDECLAALDRLDAALAVGDDGGDACRLTGEGWIAEEALATGLLCALWHADDPVGALARGAATAGDSDSIACLAGAFVGAAYGMAAWPSSWSDRIEYADQLRALGRAWD, encoded by the coding sequence ATGCGTGGCATGGCGACGGCGGACCGGGCGTCGGGGTGTCTGTTCGGGCTGGCGTACGGCGATGCGCTCGGCAAGCCGACCGAGTTCATGCAGGTCGCCGAGATCCACCAGCGGTACGGCCAGGCCGGTCCGCGCGAGCTGGTCGGCGAGCCGGCACTGGTCACCGACGACACCCAGATGACGCTGGCGGTCGGCTGGGCGCTGCACGACGCCCCGGCGGCGACGCCGCAGGTGGTCGAACCGCTGCTGCGGGCCCGATTCCTGGCCTGGGCGGCCAGTCCGGACAACAACCGGGCGCCGGGGATGACCTGTCTGCGGGCCTGCGGCGAACTGTCCACCGGGGCACCGTGGCAACAGGCCACCGTCGCTGGCTCGAAGGGCTGCGGGGCCAACATGCGGGTCGCCCCGGTCGGCCTGGTCGCCGGGTACGACGACGACGTCGTGGCCGGGCTGGCGCAGCTGCAGGCCGGGCTGACCCACGGGCACCCGACGGCGCTGGCCGCCAGTGAGTTGACCGCCGTCGCGGTCCGGCTGCTCCGCACCGGTACGCCGTTGCCCGACCTGCCGGCGGCGCTGCGCGAGCACTGCCACCGGGAGCGGGAGGTCTACCGGGTCGACTGGCTCGGCCCGTTGTGGCAACGACCCGGCGTGGACAGCCCGACCGGGTTCATCGCGCGGGGTTGGGACGAGTGCCTGGCAGCGCTGGACCGGCTCGATGCGGCGCTCGCCGTCGGTGACGACGGCGGTGACGCCTGCCGGCTGACCGGGGAGGGCTGGATCGCCGAGGAGGCCCTGGCCACCGGGCTGCTGTGCGCCCTGTGGCACGCCGACGACCCGGTGGGGGCGCTGGCCCGGGGCGCGGCGACCGCCGGGGACTCGGACTCGATCGCCTGTCTGGCCGGGGCGTTCGTCGGTGCCGCGTACGGGATGGCGGCCTGGCCGTCGTCGTGGTCGGACCGCATCGAGTACGCCGACCAGCTGCGCGCCCTGGGCCGGGCCTGGGATTGA
- a CDS encoding helix-turn-helix transcriptional regulator yields the protein MIKSADPEVQRRRLRIQLRDFRQTRQLTQKDVAKELDWSTSKLIRIETGESSIAVSDLRALLAHYEVTDPDLVEQLVGMARTAKHQTWSSYRDVLSPALMLYLGYESSASRIRQFEPLLIPGLLQTEEYARAIIRAYSPPSRSDRDIERILQARMERQELLTRDDPPEISCLMDEAAVRRAVGKPGVMVRQLQKLKDLNAQPNISIQIVRFSAGEHPGMQGPFSILDFPDPADDDLVYLESATAQTLSGEAAAVYIEKYFQIEDLATPKARLNEVMDELIAELQRTRKLTPTADN from the coding sequence ATGATCAAAAGTGCTGATCCCGAGGTGCAGCGTCGCCGCTTGCGGATCCAGCTGCGCGACTTCCGGCAGACTCGGCAGTTGACCCAGAAGGACGTGGCGAAGGAGCTGGACTGGTCGACGTCGAAGCTCATCCGGATCGAGACCGGTGAGTCGAGTATCGCGGTCAGCGACCTACGCGCCCTACTGGCCCACTACGAGGTGACCGATCCCGACCTCGTCGAGCAACTCGTCGGGATGGCCCGGACCGCGAAGCACCAGACCTGGTCGTCGTACCGTGACGTACTGAGCCCAGCGCTGATGCTCTACCTCGGCTACGAGAGCTCCGCATCCCGGATCCGGCAGTTCGAGCCGTTGCTCATCCCCGGCCTGTTGCAGACCGAGGAGTACGCCCGCGCGATCATTCGGGCCTACTCCCCGCCGTCACGGTCGGACCGGGACATCGAACGGATTCTCCAGGCCCGGATGGAGCGCCAGGAGCTGCTGACCCGTGACGACCCGCCGGAGATCTCCTGTCTGATGGATGAGGCTGCGGTCCGCCGGGCGGTCGGCAAGCCGGGCGTGATGGTCCGACAGTTGCAGAAGCTCAAGGACCTCAACGCACAGCCGAACATCTCGATCCAGATCGTGCGGTTCAGCGCCGGTGAGCACCCTGGGATGCAGGGCCCGTTCTCGATCCTCGACTTCCCCGACCCGGCCGACGACGACCTGGTCTACCTGGAGTCCGCCACCGCCCAGACGCTCAGCGGCGAAGCGGCGGCGGTCTACATCGAGAAGTACTTCCAGATCGAGGACCTCGCCACGCCGAAGGCTCGACTGAACGAGGTCATGGACGAGCTCATCGCGGAGCTGCAGCGCACTCGGAAGCTGACACCGACAGCGGACAACTGA
- a CDS encoding DUF397 domain-containing protein — translation MAGTPQPGNWRTSTYSGADGCVEVAHDGHLVYVRDSKSRTATLRFGHPQWTRLLRSLK, via the coding sequence GTGGCAGGCACACCGCAACCAGGCAACTGGCGGACGAGCACCTACAGCGGCGCCGACGGGTGCGTCGAGGTCGCACACGACGGTCACCTGGTGTACGTCCGCGACTCGAAGAGCCGCACGGCGACCCTGCGGTTCGGCCACCCACAGTGGACACGTCTGCTGCGCTCACTGAAGTAG
- a CDS encoding family 43 glycosylhydrolase, which produces MTRRNRAVGVVTSLLCLATFLVATPARADNPIVQHIYTADPAPLVHDNRVYLYTSHDEDGSTYFTMRDWQLFSSADMVNWTHHGSPLSLTTFSWASADAWAGHVIERNGKFYWYVPVKARATNSMAIGVAVADSPTGPFRDALGRPLVANGEIDPHAFIDDNGQAYLYWGNPNLWYVRLNADMISYSGSPTQIPLTTAGFGTRTGNPDRPTLYEEGPWVYKRNGIYYNVFAAECCSEFIGYSTAPGPTGPWTYRGTVMPRQGASFTNHPGVIDFAGGSYFFYHNGALPGGGGFTRSVAVEKFSYRADGTIPTMNMTTAGAPQIGTLNPYVRQEAETVAWSVGIETEPSSEGTMNVGWLENGDYIKVKGVAFGTGASTFTARVASGSSGGSIELRLGGPTGTRIGTCSVPGTGGWQTWTTVSCPVTGATGTQDLYLRFTGGSGYLLNADWWQFSTGGTPPPTTAPPTTAPPTTMPPTTAPPTTAPPTPGDPGTSCTAAVTVPATWQGGYEGRLTVTNGTAATIGGWRVTFTLPAGQTVTQGWSGTFSQQGTQVTVTNASYNGQLAPGSSTTAGFIASTGGSGGQPPGNVTCTAS; this is translated from the coding sequence ATCACGAGACGTAACCGTGCCGTCGGTGTCGTCACGAGCCTGCTGTGCCTGGCGACGTTCCTCGTCGCCACGCCGGCCCGGGCCGACAATCCGATCGTCCAGCACATCTACACCGCCGACCCCGCCCCGCTGGTGCACGACAACCGGGTCTACCTGTACACCAGCCACGACGAGGACGGCTCGACGTACTTCACGATGCGCGACTGGCAACTGTTCTCCTCCGCCGACATGGTCAACTGGACCCACCACGGCTCACCGCTGAGCCTGACCACGTTCAGCTGGGCCAGCGCCGACGCCTGGGCCGGGCACGTCATCGAACGCAACGGCAAGTTCTACTGGTACGTACCCGTGAAGGCCAGGGCGACCAACTCGATGGCGATCGGGGTGGCGGTCGCGGACAGCCCGACCGGTCCGTTCCGCGACGCCCTCGGCCGACCGTTGGTGGCCAACGGCGAGATCGACCCGCACGCCTTCATCGACGACAACGGGCAGGCCTACCTCTACTGGGGAAACCCCAACCTGTGGTATGTCCGGCTCAACGCCGACATGATCTCGTACTCGGGCAGCCCCACTCAGATTCCGTTGACCACGGCCGGTTTCGGCACCCGCACCGGCAATCCGGACCGGCCCACCCTGTACGAAGAGGGCCCCTGGGTCTACAAACGCAACGGGATCTACTACAACGTCTTCGCCGCCGAATGCTGTTCCGAGTTCATCGGCTACTCGACGGCCCCCGGGCCGACCGGCCCGTGGACGTACCGGGGGACGGTGATGCCCCGGCAGGGTGCCAGCTTCACCAACCATCCCGGCGTCATCGACTTCGCCGGTGGATCGTACTTCTTCTACCACAACGGGGCGCTGCCCGGCGGGGGCGGATTCACCCGGTCCGTCGCGGTGGAGAAGTTCAGTTACCGCGCCGACGGCACGATCCCGACGATGAACATGACCACGGCAGGCGCGCCGCAGATCGGCACCCTCAACCCGTACGTCCGGCAGGAGGCCGAGACCGTCGCCTGGTCGGTCGGGATCGAGACGGAGCCGTCCAGCGAGGGCACCATGAACGTCGGCTGGCTCGAGAACGGCGACTACATCAAGGTCAAGGGCGTAGCCTTCGGCACCGGGGCGAGCACGTTCACGGCGCGGGTCGCCTCCGGATCCAGCGGCGGGAGCATCGAACTCCGCCTGGGCGGCCCGACCGGCACCCGGATCGGCACCTGCAGCGTGCCCGGCACCGGCGGCTGGCAGACCTGGACCACCGTCAGCTGTCCGGTCACCGGCGCCACCGGGACCCAGGACCTGTACCTGCGGTTCACCGGGGGCAGCGGCTACCTGCTCAACGCCGACTGGTGGCAGTTCTCCACCGGCGGCACCCCGCCGCCGACCACCGCGCCACCCACGACCGCGCCGCCCACGACCATGCCACCGACCACCGCACCGCCCACCACCGCACCGCCGACGCCCGGCGATCCGGGCACGTCCTGCACCGCCGCGGTGACGGTCCCGGCCACCTGGCAGGGCGGCTACGAGGGCAGGCTGACGGTGACCAACGGCACCGCGGCGACCATCGGCGGCTGGCGGGTGACCTTCACCCTGCCCGCCGGGCAGACGGTGACGCAGGGCTGGAGCGGCACGTTCAGTCAGCAGGGCACCCAGGTGACAGTGACCAACGCCAGCTACAACGGGCAGCTGGCGCCCGGGTCGTCGACCACTGCCGGATTCATCGCGTCGACCGGCGGCAGCGGCGGACAGCCACCGGGCAACGTCACCTGCACCGCCAGCTGA